One window of the Aphis gossypii isolate Hap1 unplaced genomic scaffold, ASM2018417v2 Contig00652, whole genome shotgun sequence genome contains the following:
- the LOC126554938 gene encoding piggyBac transposable element-derived protein 4-like, with amino-acid sequence MNRSKQDIEEFLNESLEFDSDTTELYDSDADPEYLPKVIDKTIYTGNNDNIISAGPSRTLSLSSSSSDDESASESSSDSGNDDEPDTDFWVETYVDIPDFNFCRDNVGIQFEINDSALKDRPHKKGSRSTHFQQTCSQEVQNFLGLCLLGGSIKFSVVRDMFSDNPLYYHPIVRHIMSGRRFEQLLRCFSVEYANDNPLVGPMKKVYPVFDMLIQKFQSLYFPDENLSLDESLLLHRGRLKWRQYIKNKKAKYGIKFYELCSHDGYVLNIDMYKGKNTPSTVIEPNLEGFTTKVDSIVFHLMKPSNRKGNPKEVTAKKLKRGEYVWRRNKNVYVSKWKDKRDVLCITTKNHPKIVSTTNRYGLEKNKPIEIKDYNDFMSGIDRSDQMFGVTNVTFKQFRDLLIKNLIGLPIETTAAELFKNKKSKKAAPENNHYSEKIPLPPNFKRETYFKNCKQCYKMKIRKQTSFQCKSCGKPLCPSKCFEEWHKDNII; translated from the exons atgaatcgttCCAAACAAGATATAGAAGaatttttgaatgaaagttTAGAATTTGATTCCGACACTACTGAACTGTACGATTCAGATGCGGACCCCGAATATTTACCGAAAGTAATcgacaaaacaatttatacaggtaataatgataatattatttctgctGGCCCATCGCGTACACTGTCATTGTCAAGTTCTTCATCAGATGATGAATCGGCTTCAGAAAGTTCGAGTGATAGTGGTAATGATGATGAGCCAGACACTGATTTTTGGGTAGAAACGTATGTAGATATTCCAGACTTCAATTTTTGTAGAGATAATGTTGgaatacaatttgaaattaatgatAGTGCAC taaaagatCGTCCTCACAAAAAAGGTAGCAGGTCAACACACTTTCAGCAAACTTGTTCGCAAGaagttcaaaattttttgggtTTGTGTCTTCTTGGTGGTTCTATAAAATTTTCGGTCGTAAGAGATATGTTTTCAGACAACCCATTGTATTATCATCCAATTGTGCGTCATATTATGTCAGGAAGAAGGTTTGAACAATTACTAAGATGTTTTAGTGTTGAGTATGCAAATGATAATCCATTAGTTGGTCCCATGAAGAAAGTTTATCCTGTTTTTGATATGCTTATACAAAAGTTCCAAAGCCTATATTTTCCTGATGAAAATTTATCTCTCGATGAGTCTTTACTTCTACATCGTGGTCGGTTAAAATGgcgacaatatattaaaaacaaaaaagccAAATATGGAATTAAATTCTACGAACTTTGCTCACATGAtggatatgttttaaatattgatatgtaTAAAGGCAAAAATACGCCATCAACAGTTATTGAACCTAACCTTGAAGGTTTTACAACAAAAGTTGACAGTATTGTTTTTCATCTGATGAAAcc AAGCAACCGCAAAGGAAATCCCAAGGAAGTGACtgccaaaaaattaaaacgtggTGAATATGTATGGAGAcggaataaaaatgtatatgtgtcAAAGTGGAAAGATAAAAGAGACGTGCTCTGTATTACAACTAAAAATCACCCAAAAATTGTATCTACAACAAATAGATATGGtctcgaaaaaaataaaccaatagaGATAAAGGACTACAATGATTTTATGAGTGGTATAGATCGTTCAGATCAGATG ttTGGTGTAACAAACGTTACCTTTAAGCAATTCCGTGATTTActcatcaaaaatttaattggtcTTCCAATAGAAACTACTGCAGCAGaacttttcaaaaacaaaaaaagcaaaaaagcaGCACCtgaaaataatcattactCAGAAAAAATACCTCTTCcaccaaattttaaaagagaAACATACTTTAAAAACTGTAAGCAGTGCTATAAGATGAAAATAAGGAAACAAACATCATTCCAATGCAAAAGTTGTGGTAAACCTTTATGCCCTAGTAAATGTTTTGAAGAATGGCAcaaggataatattatataa
- the LOC126554936 gene encoding myb/SANT-like DNA-binding domain-containing protein 3, translating to METSVESKRTPNFTKQEEHALLHLVQKYKHILECKTTDSIQNRKKTNTWATVENKYNKNFERIVFRTATVLKNKYLNIKKKLKKKIGDERSGIRGTGGGPYNKVEYNDSENLVSEILGEKRLGRQYSKYDDNNGK from the exons ATGGAAACTTCTGTAGAGAGTAAACGTACGCCCAACTTTACCAAACAAGAGGAACATGCGTTGCTGCATCTTGTACAAaagtacaaacatattttagaatGTAAAACTACCGACAGTATTCAAAACAG aaaaaaaacgaacACATGGGCTACTgttgaaaacaaatacaataagaaTTTTGAAAGAATAGTATTCCGAACTGCAACAgtcctgaaaaataaatatttgaatattaaaaaaaaattgaaaaagaaaattggAGATGAAAGGTCAGGAATCAGAGGTACTGGAGGTGGGCCCTACAATAAAGTTGAATATAATGATAGCGAAAACTTAGTTTCTGAAATATTAGGCGAAAAAAGACTTGGGCGTCAATACTcaaaatatgatgataataatggtaaataa
- the LOC126554935 gene encoding putative nuclease HARBI1: MSVSENNMTDDEDFMELALLVDFPRKRKMFLKRPNHFTKWRDEQFFNRVRLSKNTVYFILDHIKERIASPTNRNNAVTPEQKLLITLRYYATGSFLTVCGDFVGVTKSTASQIIRPVSHELALLRPTFINFPSSSTEIDAIRQTFYNVAKFPKCVGAIDCTQVRIISPGGLDAEIYRNRKGYFSINVQTICDADLRIQNIVATFPGSNHGSTIFNYSSIRGKFERGEMKDSILVGDSGYALKTFLMTPFLNPFGDGQNTFNEAQIRTKNAIERSYGVWKKRFPVLAVGINMKLESVESIIVATAVLHNIACYFGEQTPRVTHQLEQVIDLSTFSTRGTVNNVNEDGTLQRNKLVRYFESL; this comes from the exons ATGTCTGttagtgaaaataatatgacagACGATGAAGATTTTATGGAACTGGCATTACTTGTAGATTTTCCTAGAAAGAGAAAGATGTTTCTTAAACGGCCCAACCATTTCACGAAGTGGAGAGATGAACAGTTTTTTAATCGTGTTCGCCTCTccaaaaatactgtttactTCATACTTGACCACATTAAAGAACGTATAGCATCACCAACAAATAG gAACAATGCTGTAACCCCCGAACAGAAACTTTTGATTACATTACGTTACTATGCTACAGGATCGTTCCTAACGGTATGCGGTGATTTTGTAGGAGTTACCAAATCAACAGCTAGCCAAATCATTCGACCTGTTTCTCATGAATTGGCATTATTAAGaccaacatttataaattttccatCAAGTTCTACAGAAATTGATGCAATAAGAcagacattttataatgttgcTAAGTTTCCAAAATGTGTTGGTGCAATTGACTGTACTCAAGTAAGAATTATATCTCCAGGAGGATTGGATGCAGAAATCTATAGAAACAGGAAGGGGTATTTTTCTATCAATGTCCAGACTATTTGTGATGCAGATCtcagaattcaaaatatagttGCTACATTTCCAGGAAGCAATCATGGCTcaactattttcaattattcgaGTATTCGGGGTAAATTTGAAAGAGGAGAAATGAAGGATAGTATTCTTGTTGGTGATAGTGGTTATGCTTTGAAGACATTTTTGATGACACCATTTTTGAATCCTTTTGGCGATGGACAAAATACTTTCAATGAGGCACAGATAAGAACAAAAAATGCTATTGAAAGAAGTTATGGCGTTTGGAAAAAGAGATTTCCAGTATTAGCTGTTggaattaatatgaaattggaGTCTGTTGAAAGCATTATTGTGGCAACTGCTGTACTTCACAATATTGCTTGCTATTTTGGAGAACAAACTCCAAGAGTAACTCATCAGTTAGAACAAGTAATTGATCTGAGCACATTCAGTACTAGAGGCACTGTCAATAATGTCAATGAGGATGGAACTTTGCAGAGAAATAAGCTTGTTCgatattttgaaagtttataa
- the LOC126554937 gene encoding uncharacterized protein LOC126554937 — protein MVQQSSAKSMVSVPKTKKVMHVFLATAIILVRDNHGVYCKCRAVMDSGSQVNFVSKRLAKRLQLPSKRMMLPISGIGSSTTQSTSSIDIHMKSCVKSFGAHINCYILPVIVEELLSVKTSKEGWQIPKQFTSLLADLSFCEAGPINLLIGCGIFFELMEANRMQLPLRTLWLQESKLGWIFTGGIYSTCLLSVGEVLEDNLRKQGWLEVEDYGRMSKNNQKCLEEQQALAYFQATATRSIEGRFVLRLPFKPGAADLGDTMTMARCRFLSVERKLQRGDNLREAYVQFMNEYLEMGHMEKIDELESPSQVCYLPHHPVIKTSSATTKVRVVFDASAKGSNGKSLNVVLMRGPVVQGDIFTILCRFRKHSYVISANVEKMYRQMAIAKEDCDMQRILWRSTPSEQLELYRLLTITYGTTLASFIATQCLAVLADQNKSAFPDASKAIKNDFYMDDLMTGCESEEECLLLQQQISFITNSAGLPLRIWCSNSSAIRPRLSGVSEDPLFMQLT, from the coding sequence ATGGTACAACAATCTAGTGCTAAGAGTATGGTGTCGGTTCCGAAAACCAAGAAAGTCATGCATGTGTTTTTGGCCActgcaataatattagttaggGATAACCATGGTGTATATTGTAAGTGTCGAGCTGTTATGGATAGTGGCTCCCAAGTGAATTTCGTTTCCAAAAGATTGGCAAAGCGGCTTCAACTACCATCGAAGAGGATGATGCTACCGATAAGCGGCATTGGCTCCAGTACAACTCAATCTACTAGCAGCATAGATATCCACATGAAATCTTGCGTTAAAAGCTTTGGTGCTCACatcaattgttatatattgcCAGTGATTGTTGAGGAGCTACTTTCAGTAAAAACATCCAAAGAAGGATGGCAAATTCCAAAGCAATTTACATCATTACTGGCCGATCTTTCGTTCTGCGAAGCAGGACCGATCAATCTATTGATTGGATGCGGCATTTTCTTTGAATTAATGGAAGCGAATCGTATGCAATTGCCGTTAAGAACGCTGTGGTTACAAGAAAGTAAGTTGGGTTGGATTTTTACTGGTGGAATTTATTCCACATGCTTACTTAGTGTCGGTGAGGTATTAGAAGATAATTTGAGAAAGCAGGGATGGTTAGAAGTAGAGGACTATGGCAGAATGTCCAAAAACAATCAGAAGTGTCTTGAAGAGCAACAAGCGTTGGCGTATTTTCAAGCTACCGCTACGCGCAGTATTGAAGGACGATTTGTATTACGATTACCATTCAAACCAGGCGCTGCAGACTTAGGAGACACGATGACAATGGCCAGATGTAGGTTTTTAAGCGTGGAACGAAAATTACAGCGGGGCGATAACTTAAGAGAGGCGTATGTACAATTCATGAATGAATATTTGGAAATGGGACACATGGAAAAGATAGACGAGCTGGAAAGTCCTTCCCAAGTTTGTTATCTGCCCCATCATCCCGTGATTAAGACATCCAGCGCAACTACCAAGGTACGAGTGGTATTCGATGCTTCGGCAAAGGGGTCCAACGGCAAGTCACTTAATGTTGTATTGATGCGTGGGCCAGTGGTGCAAGgagatatttttacaattttatgtagGTTCCGTAAACATAGCTATGTGATTTCTGCCAACGTAGAAAAGATGTACCGGCAGATGGCTATTGCAAAGGAAGACTGCGATATGCAAAGGATACTATGGAGATCCACACCTAGTGAACAACTCGAGCTGTATCGCCTTCTAACGATCACCTATGGAACAACACTAGCTTCGTTCATAGCTACACAGTGTTTAGCTGTGTTAGCCGATCAAAATAAGTCAGCATTTCCAGACGCTTCCAAGGCTatcaaaaacgatttttatatGGATGACTTAATGACCGGTTGTGAGTCGGAAGAAGAATGTTTACTATTGCAACAacaaatttcttttataactaattctGCGGGTTTACCCCTACGTATATGGTGCTCAAATTCTAGCGCTATACGACCTCGATTGTCGGGAGTTAGCGAAGATCCTCTGTTCATGCaactaacataa
- the LOC126554934 gene encoding uncharacterized protein LOC126554934, which yields MAGPISEMNRLYKYVAPSSPSELIDCSNFTIDFENRKFLNIGFDPKDKFNIVLRIITPSRYVNISPDFLKRIYSFMGNILSHILDPAVKYKKFTFLECESVLITSMVYRGEHVLVVESKETSGCRILLNRRDLMTIQDLEWMIFETVSRKINIVRPNILNQLEQISEYFKTDFNIDKSATLDEVISIIRGIHIELIAKHIQKNKQSFLTQIILFATEQLAIHWMTKSRNSLKTVDAPAEFISPTKRNEMHDAEELKFYSETFDVEMLQPSPPRYSSMSPLMKYNEDDPSQSRGADEERGFREYLVTNSMNPLEAAWAPIRKTIPRTIHAVDENDGPTYFNRP from the exons ATGGCAGGGCCAATAAGTGAAATGAACcgtttgtataaatatgttgcACCTTCATCACCATCCGAACTCATCGATTGTAGTAATTTCACAATTGACTTTGAAAATCGCAAGTTTTTAAACATCGGATTCGATccaaaagataaatttaatattgtactgcGAATAATTACACCGTCAcggtatgtaaatatttctcCAGACTTCTTGAAGCGTATTTATTCATTCAtgggtaatattttatcccaCATTCTCGATCCTGctgtgaaatataaaaaattcactttTTTGGAATGTGAATCGGTTTTGATCACAAGTATGGTATATAGGGGAGAGCATGTATTAGTCGTAGAGTCTAAAGAAACAAGCGGATgtagaattttattgaatagaaGAGATCTTATGACAATTCAAGATTTAGAGTGGATGATTTTTGAAACCGTATCAAGAAAAATCAATATCGTAagacctaatattttaaatcaactcGAACAAATATCCGAATACTTTAaaacagattttaatattgataaatccgCTACACTCGATGaagttatatcaataatcAGAGGAATTCATATTGAATTAATCGCGAAACATATACAAAAGAACAAACAGAGTTTTTTAacccaaataatattattcgcaaCTGAACAGCTTGCAATCCATTGGATGACAAAATCGAGAAATTCGTTAaaa ACAGTTGATGCACCGGCAGAATTTATTTCACCAACCAAGAGAAATGAGATGCACGATGCTGAGGAATTAAAG ttttattctgAAACCTTTGATGTGGAAATGCTACAACCTTCACCACCAAGATACTCAAGTATGTCTCCGTTGATGAAATATAATGAAGACGATCCTTCACAGTCACGA ggTGCTGACGAGGAAAGGGGATTCAGAGAATATTTAGTAACAAATTCGATGAATCCATTAGAGGCAGCATGGGCTCCGATTCGGAAAACTATACCAAGGACGATACAC gctGTCGATGAAAATGATGGTCCTACGTATTTTAACAGACCATAA
- the LOC126554939 gene encoding uncharacterized protein LOC126554939 — MFENLAIKEYRQLGRPIYYLDDTWVNAGETTSKTWVDKTVNSPRDAFLRGLTTGQKEPSGKGKRLIVVHIGSSNGFVVGGLLCFESKKNTGDYHDEMNGDVFYDWFANILPLLRENAVIVMDNASYHSVKKHTFLVRSWKKQDIIDWLADKGKVTDQTMVKEQLLERVQILKPQFNEYVIDELAKSADKTVLRLPPYHCELNPIELAWASVKNYVKMNNSTFKMNDVKKLLEGVERVTPDMWKNYVDHIIKVEEKFWQVDYISNELLDAEVTSHVLTITGDKSDSFSDSDSMND; from the exons ATGTTCGAAAATCTC GCTATAAAAGAATACCGTCAGTTAGGTAGACCCATCTATTATCTGGATGATACATGGGTGAATGCTGGTGAAACCACTTCGAAAACATGGGTCGATAAAACTGTCAATTCACCACGGGACGCATTTCTTAGAGGACTAACGACGGGACAAAAGGAACCGTCCGGTAAAGGAAAACGTCTCATCGTGGTACACATAGGTTCATCTAACGGCTTTGTTGTTGGTGGactattatgttttgaatccaaaaaaaatacaggCGATTACCACGATGAGATGAACGGTGATGTCTTTTATGACTGGTTCGCTAACATTTTACCGCTACTTCGTGAGAATGCAGTTATAGTGATGGACAACGCGTCGTATCATTCCGTGAAGAAGCACACGTTTCTGGTAAGATCTTGGAAAAAACAAGACATCATTGATTGGTTGGCAGATAAAGGCAAGGTAACAGATCAAACAATGGTCAAGGAACAACTGTTGGAACGGGtgcaaattttaaaaccacaGTTTAACGAATATGTAATCGACGAATTGGCGAAATCTGCAGATAAAACAGTGTTACGGCTACCCCCGTATCACTGTGAATTAAATCCAATAGAACTGGCATGGGCATCAGTGAAAAATTACGTCAAAATGAACAACAGCacttttaaaatgaatgaCGTTAAGAAATTATTAGAAGGAGTCGAACGGGTTACGCCAGATATGTGGAAGAACTATGTTGACCATATCATTAAGGTAGAAGAAAAATTCTGGCAGGTAGATTATATATCCAACGAATTGTTAGATGCTGAAGTTACATCACACGTCCTTACAATTACGGGTGACAAGAGTGATTCATTTTCCGACTCCGATTCAATGAatgattaa